GAACTACCCTCTCTCCCAATTTTAAGATGTGGATGGAGAGGAGTTTAAGATGTGGATGGAGAGGAGTGTGTTTGGTTGACATTCTTCTATTTGCTCCCACCAATGGTGTGGATGGAGAGGAGTGTGTTTGGTTGTCATACTTCTATTTGCTCCTACCAATGGTGGTGTTTGTGTTGTAGGCGCTTGGTTTggctgacttttttttttcctgtaatTATAGCCTcccaaaactaaaaaaattttcATGTTATATCAATAGAAGCCTATTGAAGTTTAGCATTGTCCTATgcgattcttttctttttgaaaaagttATATCTACCTAGCTATCAAAACAACAGCAAAACGAATAATCCTACCAAAAATAGGGGTTAAATTAGCAAAGACATATacttccctccgtttcaaaatgtttgacaccgttgactttttagtacgtgtttgactattcgtcttattcaaaaaatttaagtaattatttattcttttcatatcatttgattcattgttaaatatacttttatgtacacatgtagttttacatatttcacaaattttttttaataagacgaacggtcaaacacgtgctaaaaagtcaacggtgtcaaatattttgaaatggaggaagtatttcgtttaaatcatatattaacAGATATTAAATGCTTATATGGTCGACTAATTTGTACCTCAACAATGGTTGTCGTCGGGTAGCTGTCAGCGCATCCCATCACGGCGACTCCCAGCCTTCCGCCGACGACAGCCAGGGCGCCCAGCCATGTCCCGAGCGGCATCGCCGGGAGAGGCGCCTCGACGGCCGCGACGCGCTCGTGCTCGAGGTCGAACGACATGACGGCGTTGTCCGCGGCGACCCAGTACGCGGCGCCGTCGAGGCTGAAGACACCCAGGCGGACGTGGCAGCTCGAGcctggcggcgccgccacctcctgccacgtcgcgccatcgccggcgacgccgacgtcCCCTAGCGTGAACACCTCCACCACGTCGAACGGGCTGCACCAGCTGCTggaagaggcggcggccatggcgtcgtcTGCGGGGAGGTGCACGATCTTGTACCTGCCCGTGATCGGGTGGTAGCCGAAGCTGAGACAGCTGACGACCAGCGGGGCGCGGCGATGCCGGCGTTTCGGAGGcagccgcggaggcggcgggacgGCGAGCGTCTCGCCGGTGGACGGGTTGACGAGGGTGAGGCGGCCGGTGCCCTCCTCCCACAGGGCGATCACGCCGTTGCAGCAGCCGACCAtggcgagctccgccgccgtccccgtgccGCTGTTCCAGatctcccggccgccgccgctcgacgacggcggcgacaggtCGTCGAAGACGTGGGCGGAGCACCTCGGCTCCGGCGAGTGGCTGCCACGATTCAAGAAGAAGACCAGTGCCTTGGCGCGGCGGCTCTGGCCCTCCGGCGTGCGCGCGTCGACGAcgtcgcgccaccgccggcagaCGAGGCGGGAACGCCGCCGGGCGCTCGGCGGGAGGCGAAGCAGGATCTCCACGAAGGCGTCAGTCGGGAGGCCGTCCAGGATGCTgccgtccatggcggcggcggcggcgatctgtCTCGCGATCGCTTCGTCCTGGATGCGACGATGATTTTGTGGGCTCCAAGTTGTAGTCGTTGATTATAGGAAACCAAACCGGGCCGTGGATCCGGCTGGCAAATGGGAAGGAAATATGGGCCACAAGCTAAAGTGCTAATGGGCTTGTATGGGCTAATTTGCTGATGCAGTACAATGTCACACTGGTTCCTTTTCAATTGCTCAAAGAAAGTGTGTCTAGTACTCTTTTCGGTCATAAATTTTCTTTTACGAAACTCTTCTAAATAAATTTCTTAACCGTTTGATTTAATTATATTggagttaaaaaaaatctagatttACTCACAACTTGCCACATCAGAGTTTGTAAGCATTCTGTAAGAAAATTTTAGCGTGTATAGacttttccaatatttaataattaatatgtTTAGAATAAGACTAATCTAAACATTTTAAACTTTGGACATCAACTTTATATTGGAAGTAAGTTAATCGTATTGTGATATTAATTTTCAAAtcaaatgtatatatatagcatttttgttgtttttaaACCAAGCATTTAAAAAGCGATCTTAGGTCAAAGagcctgttcagattgtagccaaaataaaccttacctagcaatattgtcaaaattttggcaggatttcttatgtattcactaaatttagcaacaaactaaacgtagatattttttttggcaactttgccaaaaaaaatggtatggttgaaaatggcatcaatctgaactgccaaaaaaaatagtatggttgaaaatggcatcaatctgaacagccccaAAGTTTTAAAGGTTTGATTAAATATTGTTTTAATTGTCAAATATTTATTAGAGTCAAATATTTAATTGTCAAATATTGTATGGTGATTAAATATTGTTTTAATCTGAACAGCCCCAAATTTTTGTAAGTGTGTCATCTAAATCTTTGAACTCTGAAATacattttcttaaaataaaaagaattttTGAATCTTATCTATTCTCCTCTCTACCtaagataagaaaaaaatattattttaattttactttTTCTATGTGATTGACATGTGCATCCAACAGATATTTAGGCGTCACCATACAATGTCAGTGCACAGAGCGGGTTCGAGCCTATTTGGATCCGTATGACACCCGGAATAAGTTTGAAGATCTGGAAATACAATTTTAGAGCTTGAAAATATAGATGAAATACCTGCACAAGTTGAGAGAGCGCCCTTGCATTTCATGACTGGAAGTTACAAAAGTTAAAGTTTCAATGTTGAATGCTTTTGTAACTTATATAAGAATCTTACAGAATTTCGTTTTTTCCATGAAGAGAACGAGTCCGTGATGGCAATAAGTACAGACCTCTAGAGTAGGTTAACTACGGGCGCAACATGTTGTTGGGGGCTGCACGAATGGGCGCATATTAGGACCCTCCTTCTGTTCGGTCATCGGTGGGCTTATAGGGAATTGCTCCTTTTAGTAGCATATTAGATTTAATCAATACATTTAGATTTTAAACATGAATGTCTTTttaatatttcaattcaacttTTTAAGAGTGATGTGCCTTTATTTGTCTTAAAAATGATTTCAACATATTATGACATTTCGAAATGTTTTATAGGTTTTATACGCATAATCAATAATAAAATAACTCTCCGTGACCATGTCACTATCTGAAAATGTGCTTTTATACTCTGAGGATATATTTATGTTTCTTTAATTAAATCTTAATGTCTGGCTAATCTCTTCATTCCTATTCTATGCCAACACAGCACACCGAGTGCAGACAGGcataaataaaacaaatcacacacacacaaggaCCTAGCAAAGTGGGATATTCATTGTTCCATATGCAATACCATCAGTTGCTGACCTTTCTGAAGCTGAAGGATGAGCAACAAAGATCTGCCCCAGTTGACATATAGCCTGATATGATGCCAAGGATACATTTATACACACAGTTTTGTGTACCAAAAAGTGCAGAAGCCATGGTCCATGTCCAAACCATATGGCTCAGAGCTCACATCCTATGGATAACACCTCCAATTTATCCACTTTCTTGATTGTATAGCATTGCTTGCCCATCCCTTTGGACCCTACCATCACAAATATCTCTCCTTGTTGCTGGGGGGCCCAAGGAGAGAAATATCCTGCAAGAGATATTTTTATAGGGGGAGAAGAAAAGGTGATGGATTGGTCACTGAAAAGTGGGGCCAAAAGTGCACCATTTGCATCCGAATTCATGTCTTTTTCACAAAGCTCAGACAAATCAAGATTTGGGGGCATTATTCATGGTCCATAGGAAAGGCCACTGGAGAGGAGTGGGCCAAGTTACTAGGAGACCATTCTTAACCATAAAATAGATATGCCTGACCTGGTAAATGccaggattttttttctgagatATTCTTCATTTGTTTCAGCTAAAAATGGAGCTATTCAGTGGTggtccttttttctttcttcccttTTTGACAGGGGATATATTAGATCACCTATAGTTTTTCTTCTTGATGGACAAATATATATGAATCGATTAATAAAGAACTTGGTTATTCAACAGCATTATTTGTATTTGATAATTTCTAATTTCCATGAGAAATTATTCAATTAGGACAAAATAATAGACTGAATCAATAATATGCCAATTCTTCCACAGTAATTTACAGGGCAATTTCTTACACAATTTAACAAGCAAAATGTCACAGACAATAAGCTTTGCTCTGACTTGTGCTTATAACCATATACACTGGCATTCACAAATCATAATGCATGCTTATTCAATTTAAAAAGCTGCATACTCTTCAAGACAATCTCAcataagtacttcctccgttttagattataaatcattttgacttttttaaaaaaataacatattttttttaacgactcgcactAAACAAtgtgaagttctattgatagagtatgaaaaaaaataaaagattacaaccctgggaGGTAGTAACCAGGAAAACGAAATTAGTAGCATATTCATCACAAGAtaaatatactataaaaatatattcaactatAGATTCAATgtaactaatttagtgttgtagatgttactatatttgtctagaaatttagttaaacttggAGTAGTTTGAATTTAACCAAActcaaaacgatttataatctgaaacggaggtagtaaaacATTAATTGCAAGTTATGACCTTTCTTTTCCCCTAATAAACATTCGCCGTGAAATGAAAAAATTGTCTACCCcacaacaaacaaaaacaatacccttattttttcttttcacagCCAAAATGTACTCCTCCACATGCCTTCAATTCAGTACcatgtttgacttaaaaaacTGGTTGATATTACATTAGCCAAAACACCCAGTCGCACCTCCCAAAAAAAGGAAATCCGACTTGGTAAgaagcctcctcctcctcccagtcTCCAGAGGCACACACTCatcactctctctccctctcctctcctctcctccacctcacctcACTCCCCACTACTTTCCCGCTCTCCTCGTATAAaacctcctccaccccctccccttGCATGCCTCAACGCCCCACCTCCAAGAAaccacctcccctcctcctcctccaccccaaATCCCTATCCCTATCTCGATCGGATCTTGGTTATTCCATGGTGCGTTGTTGATTAATTTGTTTGAGGTGAGATTTGAGGAGATGAAGGTGGATACGGAGATGGAGAGGCTGCTCGACGAGATCCCCATGCTGCACCATGGCGACCTCCtcgggcggcgcgacgcggcgggggatgatggtggtggtggtgggtttgACGTGTCTTGCCTCATCAGGGAGCTCGCGGAGATGGGGGTGGTGGAgggggatgatgatgatgggatgctgccgtcgccgccggggttctttggcggcggcggtggtggtttgTCGCCGACGTCCAGCCTCTGTTTTGTGGGTCAGGATGGGGGGTTCACGGCGCCGTCGCGGCCGTTCTCGCTGGAGAGGCGCCGCgtggacgcgccgccgccgacgccgccgtcgtcgctgttCGACCCGTTCGCTGGGTTCTGCCTGttcgacgccaccgccgccgcaggggCCGACTCCGACGGGTGGGACGTCAGGTgctcgccgcccccgcccccgcccccgccgccgccgcaggcgccgccggcgagggggcggagcaaggcggcgaggaggaagggcgggtgcgcggcgcccgccgcggcggcggcggcgagcccgaCGAAGAAgtccgccgcggcgtcggcggcggcggcgaggtacgAGAGCCTCGCCGGGCTGCGCGGGTTCATGTACCACATCGCCAGGGACCAGCACGGGTGCCGGTTCCTGCAGCAGCGGCTCGACGACGGCAAGCGCGAGGTCGACTTCATCTTCGCCGGCGTCGCgcgccacgccgtcgagctGATGGTGAACCCGTTCGGCAACTACCTCATGCAGAAGCTGCTCGCCGTCTGCGACGACGAGCAGCGGATGGCCATCGTCCTCACCCTCACCAAGGACCCCTTCGTCCTCGTCAGGATCTCCCTCAATGTCCACGGGTACTAACAATTCCCAACAATTAACTGCTAATTACTACTAGTGATTAGTGAAATTTTTTTCGATTCTTTTTTTTGGCGAATTGTGTGTGATCATGGAGTTCAATTGCAGGACAAGGGCAGTGCAGAAGCTGATCGAGAGCCTGAGGACAAGGGAGGAGATCCAGCTCGTCGTCCAGGCGCTGCGCCCCGGGTTCTTGGAGCTCATCAAGGACCCTAATGGCAATCATGTCGTGCAGAGGTGCTTGCAATCCTTTGATGCCAATGACAACAAGGTATGCACCTCATCTTCTGAACAATGTGGCTATGTTTATATGCCACTGCTGTCTGTATGGAATTCAGAAATTAAAATGGTAATTCCTTTTCATAAGTTTGTTATGGTGTAAgtactcagaaaaaaaaaagagaggaagatgTGGGGATGCAGATATTGTGATGCGCAATCTGAATGAACAACTGTCGATCTTTGGTTGCTGActgaatttttttagataacacTGTTCGCTGTCCACAATTGAACTAGTAAAAATTTGTTGTTCTAATTGTAGTGTAAGTAGTGTAATGATAAGGCTTTCTCCCTGATGAGACATGAACTGTCTGAATTTGCTACTTTCAGCCGATCTTTGAGGCCGCTGCCGTTCACTGCCTCGACATTGGGATGCAATGCCATGGTTGCTGCGTCCTGCAGCGATGCATTGCTCGTTCAGGGGGTGAGCAGAGGGAGAAGCTGGTTGCTGCGATCGCTTCGAATGGATTCGAACTTGCACAAGATGCCTACGGGTAATACTCTGTTTGGAACTCTGCATTTGCATTTCTTGTGTTTGCTATATGAAACAAAAATGAGTATCTGTAGAAGCTGAGCTGATAAGCATTATACCTACTCTGTTTTTCAGGAACTATGTTGTTCAGTATGTGATAGACCTGAAGGTACCCACTGCAAATGCAAGCCTGACAAAGCAGTTTCAGGGCAGGTATATTCACCTCTCCATGCAGAAGTTCAGCAGCAATGTGGTTGAGAAATGCCTGAAAGTGTTCAAGGAAGCTGACAAGGCTACCATCATTCTGGAGCTCCTTGCTGTGCCACACTTTGAGCAGCTGCTTCAGCACCCCTTTGCAAACTATGTCATCTACTCAGCTATCCAGAACTCCAAGGTAAAACACCTATTGCAAAAAATTGGGTAGTAACCAGAGTATTCTGACAGCAACCTGACTTAACGGAATCCGTCGTTGCGCGTAAATTTTCAGGGTTCACTCCACTCCGCGCTGACGAATGCGATACGGCCTCATGTGGAACTGCTCAGGACTAGTCCATACTGCAAGAGGATCTACTCTCGAGCTTTGCTGAAGAAGTGATGAGCTGACGGGCGCTTTTTTCGGCATGTAACAACAAAGCCTGCTGTCTTGTGCTATTTCTTCAGattcaaaatgataaaaaagGTGGTCGGGAAGACTGTTGTTTTGTGTTATTATTCAGATTCAAATCGGATAAAGGTGATCGCATCATGTAGATTTGTATAAATGAGTGTTCTTTAGTCATGTACTTTTAGCTGTACCTGTACTTGGTGCACTCTTGTGTTGTCATAAACCATCTGTGAGATGGAATAAGTTCCAATTGGGCAAATCATCATCACAAAATACCAATATCTTTAATGTCATTTGTTCATTATCCGAACAAGTTTGTTGCTTCTTATTCTTCTTGGTTACTCTTCCAAATTGTGGCAAGAAAAGAAACACCtagcataaataaataaataaataaataaataaataaataaaacaaacaatGGAGACATAAAATTTGTTATCCTCAATCAGATTGTCAAACAAACATTTTTCAGCACATACTAAATGAGTAGGCGGGAGCATGATTTCAGCCTTATTGTATGACCTAACAGTTAAATTAACTCAACTGTAAGCAAGGCCTTCCTCGTTTTGCCAATTCAATTTTAGTTGAATATTAACAGGGATTCTgtaccatttatttttttttgcaacccTTCTAAGTAGTGCACATGAGCTAAAcgaaaaggaaagagaaggaagtaGACATAAGTAATACAGTGTTTTCTCCCAAAGTTTTCACTGAAGCCAACACTAACTAAAAACACTTTTTGTCTATCCTCATGAAACGGGAAGTACTATGCTATTTGCTCTTCTTATATTACTATTTTGTACTTTGTTCATTGAATCTACATGAATACATTTTGATGATGAAACATGGGAATTAAACATATTACCAAGTGTTTTCCCCAGTTTGCTCAAATGATGGAAGGCGAAAGCATCCTCGGCAACACCGGCATCTTAGGTTATAACAGTTTGATCCTCAAGCCCCCTCTGGCAATGTATTTATATACCCATTCAATCATGACATGTTCTTTCAAGATCATGAATATTAGTTCATCTTCTTGCTCCTCCCGTGGCACAATGATCAGCACGCTCATCAAGTTCTAGTACTTGTCATGTAATAACGTCGTAGGAGCATCCATCTTCCTAGCTTTTCGCTGATGCCTACCATGGCTAACAATGTATTGGTCTATTGGATGAGCAGTTTTGTGAGTATAATGAAGAaacttatttgtgaaaatcatTGAGGAAGCGATGATGATAAAGACAAATTATGTCTGTGTATGAGTGTGCATTTGCGCGTGTTTGGGGGATTTCTATACCATATGTAGGTTTTGGATATGCATTTTCCGCCAGGAAAAATGGGGTATGCAGTGCATTTGAATTTACTACGGTTATAAAGACGAAATGAGTTCAGATTTGTACATGTCTTTATTCATGAGTAAATTATTCGCCACCAACCTGCAAGCACTACCAATTACTAGCTAGCCAAGTACAATCCCGTTGAAGTTCACTCATCATCCGTACAAGATTGTGGCTTCCTATTCTTCCTCTTTGTTATTGTGGCACGAAATGGAACTCctcacaaaaataaataattgaaacGAACAAAGGAAACATAAAATTTGTTATCCTCAATCAGATTGGCAAGAAAAACATTTTTCAGCTCATATTAAATGATTAGAGGGGGAGCATGATTTCAGCCTTACTATGACCTAACCGTTAAAATAACTCAACCGTAAGCAGGGCATTCCTCATTTTATTTTACTGAAAATACTACAATGTGTTCCTCATTTTGCcaaaataattaaatttcagTTGAATATTAATAAGGAACCTGTATCATTCCTTTTTTGCAACCCTTCTGTACTGTGTAGTCCAGACACTGTGTTTTCTCTCAAGTTTTTACTGAAGCCAACACAAAGTGTTTTCCCCAGTTTGCTCAAATGCTCAAAGACGAAAGCATGCTCAGCCGGACCGGCATCTTGGGTTCTAGATGGTTGATCTACAAGCCCTCTCTGGCAATGTATTCTTATACCTATTCAATCATAGCATGTGGTTTCAAGATCGTGCACATTAGTTCATCTTGTTGCTCCTCCTATGGCACAATGGTCAACCAATCCAAGAAGTTACAGTCCTTGGTATGGAACACCATACTAGGAGAATTCAGCTTCATACCTTTTTCCTGATGCCTACCATGCCTAACAATGTATTGGATGAGAGACGGTTTTGTGAGTGTAATGTAGAATCTTATTTGTGAAAAAACCTCGAGGAAGCAGTGATGATAAAAAGACAACTGTTGATCTTTCATTAATTCTATTTGTGTGTGAGTGCGTATTAGTGCGTGTTTGGACGATTTCTCCACCATCTGTAGGCTTCGGATAATATATGCATTCTCAGCCAGGAAAAAATGTGGAAGGGGGTGCAGTTGAATATATATACTATGGATTTAAAGATGAAACGAATTAAGAGTTGTACATCTCTTTACAGAA
This genomic window from Oryza sativa Japonica Group chromosome 12, ASM3414082v1 contains:
- the LOC107276999 gene encoding F-box protein At2g43440 gives rise to the protein MDGSILDGLPTDAFVEILLRLPPSARRRSRLVCRRWRDVVDARTPEGQSRRAKALVFFLNRGSHSPEPRCSAHVFDDLSPPSSSGGGREIWNSGTGTAAELAMVGCCNGVIALWEEGTGRLTLVNPSTGETLAVPPPPRLPPKRRHRRAPLVVSCLSFGYHPITGRYKIVHLPADDAMAAASSSSWCSPFDVVEVFTLGDVGVAGDGATWQEVAAPPGSSCHVRLGVFSLDGAAYWVAADNAVMSFDLEHERVAAVEAPLPAMPLGTWLGALAVVGGRLGVAVMGCADSYPTTTIVEVQISRPYKHLISVNI
- the LOC4352254 gene encoding putative pumilio homolog 7, chloroplastic, whose protein sequence is MKVDTEMERLLDEIPMLHHGDLLGRRDAAGDDGGGGGFDVSCLIRELAEMGVVEGDDDDGMLPSPPGFFGGGGGGLSPTSSLCFVGQDGGFTAPSRPFSLERRRVDAPPPTPPSSLFDPFAGFCLFDATAAAGADSDGWDVRCSPPPPPPPPPPQAPPARGRSKAARRKGGCAAPAAAAAASPTKKSAAASAAAARYESLAGLRGFMYHIARDQHGCRFLQQRLDDGKREVDFIFAGVARHAVELMVNPFGNYLMQKLLAVCDDEQRMAIVLTLTKDPFVLVRISLNVHGTRAVQKLIESLRTREEIQLVVQALRPGFLELIKDPNGNHVVQRCLQSFDANDNKPIFEAAAVHCLDIGMQCHGCCVLQRCIARSGGEQREKLVAAIASNGFELAQDAYGNYVVQYVIDLKVPTANASLTKQFQGRYIHLSMQKFSSNVVEKCLKVFKEADKATIILELLAVPHFEQLLQHPFANYVIYSAIQNSKGSLHSALTNAIRPHVELLRTSPYCKRIYSRALLKK